tacattttccaggAGACGTattgagtctcagctttatcttcgaTATGGGTAGAAACTCTGTCTGAACAGGCctctgaaggtccaacggtacctaGCGACCGACATGTCACCCTCTActgacaggcgtcactgaatgcagtTACGGATGGGTATGTGTTCGGCTCACATCTCTCCCAGTAGTAgttagttttcgtgaccagagccgctacttttcaaccaACTGGTCTCAAAAGGCCTGAGTGCATCCCGTTcgccaacagagctcggcagaaccacacagtcacccatccaagagctaaaCAAGTCCAGCAGTTCTAAACTTCGGCGTTTTAATCGGAAGTGGTGTTACCACAGTGGCAAGGCAATTGGCCCAATAAGGGCAGAAGCTGAAATAATGAATATGATCGCTGTCCCCAACGCCGTTCCCAATGTGGGGAGTTTCAAGTACAGTGTCAGTTACCCATTCTTTTCGCTACATGAACGCACCTCATGGTGTCCCTTGGTGCTGTGGCCCTTGTTGTAGCTGCCCTTCTCGCCGTACTTGTGGCCCTTCTCGCCCTTGGCGCCGTAGTGGTGCTCGCCGTAGTGGCCACCCTCATCGTGGTGGCTCTTCTTGTGGCCGCCGTGGTCAGAGTAGTGGCCGCTGTGGCCCTCCTTGTCGTGGTGGCCCTTCTCGCCCTTCTCGTAGCCGTGGTGGCCCTTGTAGCCCTTGTCGCCCTTGCCGCCGTGCGACGAGTGGTGGCCGGAGTGGTGCTCGTCGCCGCCGCCCTTCTCCCAGTGGTGGCCGTGGTGCGAGGCGGCCGCCACCATGTCGTCGAGCTCCACGACGTCGCCAAGACTGCGGGCGGTGGTGATGCCCAGTAGCGCCGAGGCCACCGCGGCGAACGCCACCAGCAGAAGGCACCAGCGTGTCGCCATGGCGCTCCTTGCCGGACGCTAAGCTTGTGGTACGTCTTGCCGACGGCGCGTCCAGCTTTTATAGCAGCCCCTTCCCTCCCGGCGGCCTCTGCTGCTCCTCTCGGTCGGTCGGCGCTTTCTCTCGTTTCCACCCTGGCGGTGCGGCAAAGAGAAGAAAATGACAGCGCACAGCGGCCGGGCTCGACAAGTTGGTGTCGCGCAAGAAGCGCGCCCGCTTGCGGCGCCCAGCATTTTGTGGTGGCGCCGATTTCCCGTTCGTCTGCACCAGCGAGCAGCGGTTCCGGGCGGGGCGTGCCGCGACGACGCAACCGGTGCTCCGCCCATGCCGGCTGTTACTTAATGCGAAAAACGTCGCCGCCGCCGCCAAAATGAAGTTATAAAATCTCGGCGCAGACCACTCGGTGCCCCCATATTGATGCTTATGTCGTACCGAAACCTTCTGATATAACGAAATGGTCAGAGGAGTGCACTGTTTACAGATCTCTCAAACGCTCTTTTTCACTTGGAGCAAGCAGCGATGCTATTGTTTACTTCTTACAGCGCTGACATTCGTTGCACTTGAACTAATAAAAAATGCAATAAACGATTCAGAGCTGTCAAGTTCTCCTAGGCTTTTCACCTTCAATGTCAGCGAAGTTCTCGTAATACACAAAAAACATGAAATTTACGTTACCTCACAaacttcttactgtcgattttATATTATTTACCGATATATCTAAGGGTGATTTCGTTTTAAGATTTCAGtacctcaatctgtaaaaacgaGGACCTTGTAGGGGAGCTTTGTTGCCATCTGTCTGTTTGTCTGACAGACTGTTAAGAATTTTTCTTCTCTTGAACACACTGGCTTATCAATTCACATGTACGTCACGTACTAAGATTTATGGTCCCTCGGCGGTGCAAAAGGTTTAAGCTTTTAAATCAATGCAATCTAAACGTTCGCCATTTAACTCATGCATTTTGTAACTCGCAAACCCACGCATCAAAATCTACATGGTGCTTCCCTTTGACCTGGAATCGTGAAATTCGGCAAAAAGCAGGGTTTCACAGCGCAGGTAAAACAACCCGAAAATTGTTAGTCTGTAGTTATATAACACGAAGATATTTTTGGCCATTTTTgatcggtctgtctgtctgtctgtctgttaagaccagTTTTGCTGTGGAACAGGTTAGCatataaaacttaaatttatgaCACTTACTAAGATGTACGGTCCCCTGGCGGCGTAAAAAATCCATGAACCTAGGTCAAAGTAGCTAATTAGAAGATTCGGCgatttatgttacacattttgatactctTATATTGCATTCGCAAAACGTAAAATGTACTTCTCGCTGACGTAGAATAATGGAATTTgacgagaagcaaggtttcactgtactAGTAAagtaataaaaatctgaaaactgttaaattctgattatatcacataaaatcatctttttgtcattAGAACATACGctgcattcatcatccgtcaaaatcATAATGGACgaatattactgcatgcaaacataacatGCAAGTGGTGTCACGTTTTACTaagaagataaaaaatattttattcaatctTGTATATTTActtatataaactgaagtcccttgctcgcttctttctgtctgtccgtgctaatctgaggaactactgtagagaattTCATACAAACTTGCAATTCTCTGGACCGATAGGTTGCCACTACTTATTTCGAAAACAAGCAAAAATCGTTgaaattctcgattcccaggattgatgaactatacaaatatatacacatttaagtaaataCTCGCACTTGGCCAGTTTTTTCCCTAAAATCTTCACATTTACTAGGTCACGTTATATTCCTCTCCTAATCTCTAAAGCCGGtcggcgtggccgagtggttcttggcgcttcagtctggaaccgcgcgaccgccatttgaaccttatctctAAGAATTTTGATGCTTCTACTCTCTATTGCGGGATTTTACATAGAATTCATCTAGTGGCTGAACACCCGGTGACATCGGAAGAATTCTGAAGAGGATGCCAGAATAGTGGTCTAAATGGTCAGCATTCTAGAAGTTTGAAGAATTTTGCGTCAATGACAACGGCCAGGAAAGATTTCAGACTTACTCAAACCACGATTCATTCTTGTCGCCTTCTCACGTTTTCTAGTATCCAATTTGTTCTTCCTTCAGCTAGCAGTGACTTTTATATGGGATTTTATCATCCAGTCAGCGAATACGGGCGGGTGCTCAAAaacaatgcaacacatattttactGAAAGCATGTtgtttttattcatgattccagtacaccatattattcttcacTGCCAGCCCCCACACAATCTTTAAGCGTCTATGaattatctgcgatgctctggtcttcCTCCAAAAGATACTCAGTGACATTTCTCTGTTTGAAACGCACTTCCATTACAgaagctattttgaaggctacgtatagcaccgccagctTTCGGGAGTTCATAAAACTATATGGGccaaagcgggaatattccaccatgtacaACAATAAATTCTGCAATTTTAagccaaaattggctgagaaaaaaaaatcgttTGCTTTACTTATTTAACTTCCTTTGTATTTTGTATGATGGT
The nucleotide sequence above comes from Schistocerca piceifrons isolate TAMUIC-IGC-003096 chromosome 7, iqSchPice1.1, whole genome shotgun sequence. Encoded proteins:
- the LOC124805637 gene encoding cold and drought-regulated protein CORA-like, whose protein sequence is MATRWCLLLVAFAAVASALLGITTARSLGDVVELDDMVAAASHHGHHWEKGGGDEHHSGHHSSHGGKGDKGYKGHHGYEKGEKGHHDKEGHSGHYSDHGGHKKSHHDEGGHYGEHHYGAKGEKGHKYGEKGSYNKGHSTKGHHEIHKLDEYKKNKEFYDEHHDEGHHSKHGGYHHHHEGKKGGHHKGGHHKSGHHHGDHGKKGHHEKGHHHHDHKGWKGAGGHESHHGHHSDYGKKGGHDEHKHWGFSSGGGGGGGGGGGHGG